One window from the genome of Sesamum indicum cultivar Zhongzhi No. 13 linkage group LG15, S_indicum_v1.0, whole genome shotgun sequence encodes:
- the LOC105177912 gene encoding uncharacterized protein LOC105177912, translating into MIKRRFYRFEHGNRDDPSESSSSSDSEVEAEATDETEVEEEEEEENVAADVREKGEATSSSGYESEDSSANEVNLDSSGLPTSDDDVAAQAGGQDIIGSFTSAEGNNVFPKAELTPEKDEVQFDAMDCVLKCKSVFKCKLCPRIVCLSEETLKAHLNSKRHARSEKLRREGRLKLMLNDDGQIEGETAPEVHPTTAVSGQKSDKPKKKGKGRWKQRKRSRQEIRPEKARQSTEKQGKRRKDDS; encoded by the exons atgataaaaaggCGATTCTACAGGTTTGAACACGGTAATAGGGATGACCCTTCTGAATCCTCATCTTCTTCAGACTCTGAAGTGGAGGCAGAGGCCACAGATGAAACAgaagttgaagaagaggaagaagaagaaaatgttgCTGCAGATGTGAGGGAGAAAGGAGAAGCGACCTCTTCTTCTG GTTATGAGAGCGAGGATAGTTCAGCAAATGAAGTTAACCTTGACTCATCAG GTTTGCCTACGAGCGACGATGATGTGGCAGCTCAAGCTGGTGGGCAAGATATTATTGGAAGTTTTACTAGTGCTGAAGGCAACAATGTATTTCCCAAGGCAGAGCTTACTCCTGAAAAGGATGAGGTCCAATTTGATGCGATGGATTGTGTTCTAAAATGTAAATCAGTCTTCAAGTGCAAGCTGTGCCCCAGAATTGTCTGCTTGTCAGAGGAGACTTTAAAGGCTCATCTGAACTCCAAG AGACATGCCCGTTCTGAGAAATTACGTAGAGAAGGGAGGCTTAAGCTTATGCTCAACGATGATGGACAAATTGAGGGTGAGACGGCTCCTGAGGTTCATCCTACAACTGCTGTGTCTGGACAG AAGTCTGATAAACCAAAGAAAAAGGGCAAAGGGAGATGGAAACAGAGGAAGAGATCTAGACAG GAAATAAGGCCAGAGAAAGCAAGACAATCAACAGAGAAGCAGGGGAAGAGACGGAAGGATGATAGCTGA